From Companilactobacillus heilongjiangensis, one genomic window encodes:
- a CDS encoding DASS family sodium-coupled anion symporter, producing the protein MLAKVNYKGFILPLVLGILIWLCTPIRPGAISVEAWYLFAIFVATIVACITKPLPMTATTLIAVTIGLVFKIFQTKEVTAAFGNTTAWLVAMCLFMSAGFINSGLGKRIAYIFVKAFGKKTLGLAYSLSVVETLMAIAIPSNIARVNGIMYPIINSLSNEMGSDPKKGTERKLGSYLVFNEYQVNIVTSTMFLTGLAGNMVALGIANAQGITISWLQWFMAAIVPGLISLILVPFLLFKLYPPEVKETPHANGWATKKLDEMGKMSVSEKIMSGVFVIALLLWLVGAKFGIDATMVGFIAVSILLVTGVISVKDMMAQKGAWNLLIWLSIIMLMSAKLTTLGFFPWFSKTLGSMLHGVNWVWVLVILFLAYFYLHYIFPSITTQISALLAGFLSIALGAGVPKLMAGLMLGFAGSIFCSTTPYSAGPAAMLSTTGYVKSKDWWRLSAIFGVIYNIIWLGGGLLWTKVIGYW; encoded by the coding sequence ATGTTAGCTAAAGTAAACTATAAAGGATTTATTTTGCCACTAGTGCTTGGCATTCTCATTTGGCTCTGCACTCCAATTAGACCAGGTGCCATCAGTGTTGAAGCGTGGTATCTGTTCGCAATCTTCGTTGCAACAATTGTGGCTTGTATCACCAAACCATTGCCAATGACAGCGACAACTTTAATTGCCGTGACAATTGGACTGGTTTTCAAGATTTTTCAAACGAAAGAAGTTACAGCAGCTTTTGGTAATACGACTGCTTGGCTAGTTGCCATGTGTTTATTCATGTCAGCTGGCTTCATCAATTCTGGATTAGGTAAGCGAATTGCTTATATTTTCGTCAAAGCTTTCGGTAAGAAAACTTTGGGCTTGGCATACTCATTGTCAGTTGTTGAAACACTGATGGCGATTGCTATTCCTAGTAATATTGCTCGTGTAAACGGAATTATGTATCCAATTATCAACTCACTTTCCAACGAAATGGGTTCAGATCCTAAAAAGGGTACCGAAAGAAAGCTCGGTTCATATTTAGTTTTCAACGAATACCAAGTTAATATCGTTACATCAACTATGTTTTTGACAGGATTGGCCGGAAACATGGTGGCGTTGGGAATTGCGAACGCTCAAGGTATTACAATTTCATGGTTGCAATGGTTCATGGCAGCTATCGTACCAGGTTTGATCTCATTGATATTAGTGCCATTTTTATTATTCAAATTATATCCACCCGAGGTCAAAGAAACACCACATGCCAACGGTTGGGCAACCAAGAAACTTGATGAAATGGGCAAAATGTCCGTCTCTGAAAAAATCATGTCTGGTGTCTTCGTAATCGCATTATTGTTGTGGTTGGTTGGAGCAAAATTTGGCATCGATGCGACAATGGTTGGATTTATTGCCGTTTCAATCCTATTGGTCACCGGAGTTATCAGCGTCAAAGATATGATGGCTCAAAAAGGTGCTTGGAATTTACTAATCTGGCTATCAATTATCATGTTGATGTCAGCTAAATTAACGACTTTAGGATTCTTCCCATGGTTTTCAAAGACACTCGGATCAATGCTACACGGCGTTAACTGGGTTTGGGTATTAGTAATCCTATTCTTGGCTTACTTCTATCTACACTATATTTTCCCAAGTATCACAACTCAAATTTCAGCACTCTTGGCCGGATTCCTATCAATCGCCTTGGGCGCCGGAGTACCAAAGTTAATGGCAGGTTTGATGTTAGGATTTGCCGGCTCAATTTTCTGTTCAACAACACCATATTCAGCCGGACCAGCAGCGATGCTTTCGACGACAGGTTATGTTAAGTCAAAAGATTGGTGGAGATTAAGTGCCATCTTTGGTGTTATTTATAATATTATCTGGCTAGGCGGCGGTCTTTTGTGGACTAAAGTTATCGGCTATTGGTAG
- a CDS encoding iron chaperone: MDEYLQTHDDPKDQALTRKMYQIISEVLPDAEVRLSYGLVGFYQPKQICFFGINKQHIGFYPTDKPIEHFKEEIAPYLSGKTTLKFPKDEAAIPAELIQKIAVWNLEN, from the coding sequence ATGGATGAATATCTTCAAACGCACGATGACCCCAAGGATCAAGCTTTAACTAGAAAAATGTATCAAATAATTTCTGAGGTTTTACCTGATGCTGAGGTTCGTTTGTCTTACGGATTAGTTGGTTTTTATCAGCCTAAACAAATATGCTTCTTTGGAATTAATAAGCAACATATTGGCTTTTACCCCACTGATAAACCGATTGAACATTTCAAAGAGGAAATTGCCCCTTATTTGAGTGGGAAAACTACTTTGAAGTTTCCTAAGGATGAGGCGGCTATTCCGGCGGAATTAATCCAGAAGATTGCTGTCTGGAATTTAGAGAATTAA
- a CDS encoding response regulator transcription factor, producing MKILVVDDDKEIVELLSIYIKNEGYDPVSANSGQEALDQLSAHSDIALMVLDIMMPGIDGIEVVKRVRKNSQIPIIIVSAKTTDMDKIQGLITGADDYVTKPFNPLEIMARIRSLLRRSTQQTSKNVPDKLEVGPITIYKDSHEVVTDSGQKVQLTALEFGVLYLLASHPNRVFSADEIFERVWKQESVVSAKTVMVHVSHLRDKLEEATNGEKVIETVWGVGYKVEV from the coding sequence ATGAAAATCTTAGTTGTCGATGATGATAAAGAAATTGTAGAATTACTCAGTATTTATATAAAGAACGAGGGTTACGATCCGGTTTCGGCTAACTCTGGTCAAGAGGCACTAGACCAATTGTCTGCTCATAGCGATATAGCGCTGATGGTTTTGGACATTATGATGCCTGGTATCGATGGTATTGAAGTTGTAAAACGTGTTCGCAAGAACTCACAAATACCAATTATTATTGTATCGGCTAAAACTACCGATATGGATAAGATTCAAGGTCTGATTACTGGTGCTGACGATTACGTTACCAAGCCATTTAATCCATTGGAAATTATGGCTCGTATTCGATCATTGCTACGTCGTAGTACCCAACAAACTTCAAAGAATGTTCCTGATAAACTTGAAGTTGGCCCAATTACGATTTACAAAGATTCTCATGAAGTTGTGACTGATTCTGGACAAAAGGTTCAGCTCACAGCCTTAGAGTTTGGCGTGCTCTATTTACTTGCTAGTCATCCAAATCGTGTCTTTTCAGCAGATGAAATCTTTGAACGTGTTTGGAAACAAGAGAGTGTTGTCTCGGCCAAGACAGTTATGGTACACGTTAGCCATTTAAGAGACAAACTAGAAGAAGCTACCAACGGTGAAAAAGTTATCGAAACCGTTTGGGGTGTAGGCTACAAAGTGGAGGTTTGA
- a CDS encoding sensor histidine kinase has protein sequence MNKRIKLNVGEKGVLLVEGIGTFLLFQIINVILISNIGKAKLMTNLLTNWQSLIADKLWVVVVVLALEIFLTYLIVISVYHRMELDQIKRILQKTADDNLTKPVDIKVNQSLQSIVDSFNLLISNMNRRAEEQRQSEESKDELISNVSHDIRTPLTSVIGYLGLIESKNYNDLGQILKYTHIAYKKSQEMQNLVNSLFEYANVQHATSRLNMTKFDMAQMLDQLSADFELEANKRGMEIMVNSTPDKILMKGDTEKLGRVFNNLIMNALKYGKGATHIWLTAEKKDKEVVVTVANNGQPIPEDSLKHVFDRFYRVEDSRSKKTGGTGLGLAIAQSMVQLHGGTIAVTSDDEKTSFISHFPIS, from the coding sequence TTGAACAAACGAATCAAACTGAATGTAGGAGAAAAAGGTGTCCTCCTTGTTGAAGGAATAGGCACCTTTCTTTTATTTCAGATAATAAACGTAATTTTAATTAGTAACATTGGTAAGGCTAAATTGATGACGAACTTGCTAACAAATTGGCAAAGTTTAATAGCCGATAAGTTGTGGGTCGTCGTCGTTGTTTTGGCATTGGAAATTTTTCTGACTTATTTAATTGTAATTAGTGTTTATCACCGGATGGAATTGGACCAAATCAAACGAATTTTGCAAAAGACTGCCGATGATAATTTAACCAAGCCAGTCGATATTAAGGTCAACCAGAGTCTCCAAAGTATTGTTGATAGTTTTAACCTGTTAATTTCCAATATGAACCGTCGAGCTGAAGAGCAGCGGCAATCTGAGGAGAGTAAGGATGAACTGATCAGCAATGTCAGTCACGATATTAGAACGCCTTTGACGTCCGTGATTGGCTATTTAGGATTGATTGAAAGTAAAAATTATAACGATTTGGGTCAGATTTTAAAATACACCCATATCGCTTATAAAAAATCGCAAGAAATGCAAAATTTGGTCAACTCACTTTTCGAGTATGCCAATGTTCAGCATGCAACAAGTCGTTTGAATATGACCAAGTTCGATATGGCCCAAATGTTGGATCAATTGTCAGCTGACTTTGAGTTAGAAGCCAATAAACGCGGGATGGAAATTATGGTTAATTCCACTCCAGACAAGATTCTCATGAAGGGCGATACGGAAAAACTCGGTCGTGTCTTTAATAATTTGATCATGAACGCCTTGAAATATGGTAAAGGTGCCACTCATATCTGGTTAACGGCTGAAAAGAAAGATAAAGAAGTCGTGGTGACAGTTGCCAATAATGGTCAACCGATACCTGAGGATTCTTTAAAACATGTCTTTGACCGTTTCTATCGGGTTGAGGATTCTCGTTCTAAAAAGACCGGTGGAACTGGTTTAGGTTTGGCGATTGCCCAGAGTATGGTGCAATTGCATGGTGGAACGATTGCTGTAACATCTGATGATGAGAAAACATCATTTATTAGCCATTTTCCAATTTCTTAA
- a CDS encoding D-alanyl-D-alanine carboxypeptidase family protein codes for MRKFFKKLTLVMSIIILTLPVFASTVHAEDTATPQLEMNATAGMIFDEHTGQVVYKKDADEKVAIGSITKIVTLYLVTKAIKEGKFTEKDMLRPTQAQADMTQKNELTNVRLDADKTYSVKDLYEAAWIVSSNSAAMMLADKVAGSQGEFVKLMRKTVKDWGIKGAELYNVSGLNNSDLQPDMYLGTDQDENKLSANDIGVIVKHVLDEYPEILQTTSKAKLDFPVGNETKTYDSLNLLLKGHRDYQEGYEFDGLKTGTTDAAGESFVGTLPIQDTRMVTIVLNAQGEKEDRDKRFRSTQKLVHFLADNYERKEVIKKNQTITINNKKYKTYEPVYTWLLKNNNVENLRYNVSRNDLGFTAIHNKKTVKLIATNTDGGYLPYKQTIVKKAIHKETNHKSWWDQIIEFFQHLF; via the coding sequence ATGAGGAAGTTTTTTAAGAAATTAACATTGGTAATGTCGATCATCATTTTGACGTTACCAGTTTTTGCATCAACTGTTCACGCTGAGGATACCGCTACACCACAGTTAGAAATGAATGCTACAGCTGGGATGATTTTTGACGAGCATACCGGACAAGTAGTTTACAAAAAAGACGCGGATGAGAAAGTTGCCATCGGTTCGATTACCAAAATTGTCACCTTATATTTAGTCACAAAGGCTATCAAAGAGGGCAAATTTACCGAAAAAGATATGTTGCGACCAACGCAAGCTCAAGCGGATATGACCCAGAAAAATGAGTTAACCAATGTTCGTTTGGATGCAGATAAAACTTACAGTGTCAAAGATTTATATGAGGCTGCATGGATAGTTTCTTCCAATTCAGCTGCCATGATGTTGGCTGATAAAGTTGCCGGCAGTCAAGGTGAATTCGTCAAATTGATGCGTAAGACGGTCAAAGACTGGGGCATTAAAGGTGCCGAACTCTATAATGTGTCCGGATTGAATAATTCAGATTTACAACCTGATATGTATTTAGGAACCGACCAAGATGAAAACAAACTATCAGCTAATGACATCGGTGTTATCGTCAAACACGTGCTAGATGAATATCCTGAAATTTTACAAACAACATCTAAAGCAAAATTAGATTTCCCAGTAGGCAATGAAACAAAGACATATGATTCTTTGAATTTATTGTTAAAAGGACATCGTGATTACCAAGAAGGCTATGAATTTGACGGCCTAAAAACCGGAACAACCGATGCGGCTGGCGAATCATTCGTAGGAACCTTGCCAATCCAAGATACCAGAATGGTAACAATTGTTTTGAACGCTCAAGGTGAAAAAGAAGACCGCGACAAACGTTTCCGTAGCACCCAAAAGTTAGTCCATTTCTTAGCCGATAATTATGAACGCAAAGAAGTAATTAAAAAAAATCAGACCATAACTATTAATAATAAAAAATATAAAACATATGAACCTGTTTATACTTGGCTCCTAAAAAATAATAATGTTGAAAATTTACGTTATAATGTAAGCAGAAACGATTTAGGATTTACCGCGATTCACAATAAGAAAACAGTGAAGTTGATTGCAACCAACACAGACGGTGGCTATCTACCT